A single genomic interval of Theropithecus gelada isolate Dixy chromosome 16, Tgel_1.0, whole genome shotgun sequence harbors:
- the SMIM6 gene encoding small integral membrane protein 6: protein MDQLVFKETIWNDVFWQNPWDQGGLAVIILFITAILLLILFAIVFGLLTSTENTQREEGEEE from the coding sequence ATGGACCAACTGGTATTCAAAGAGACAATCTGGAATGATGTGTTCTGGCAGAACCCCTGGGACCAGGGGGGCCTGGCAGTGATTATCTTATTCATCACCGCTATCCTGCTTCTCATCTTATTTGCCATCGTGTTTGGTTTACTCACTTCCACAGAAAACACTCAGCGTGAAGAGGGTGAAGAGGAGTGA
- the SMIM5 gene encoding small integral membrane protein 5 — translation MAATDFVQEMRAVGERLLLKLQRLPQAEPVEIVAFSVIVLFTATVLLLLLIACSCCCTHCCCPEQRGRKVQVQPTPP, via the exons ATGGCCGCCACCGACTTCGTGCAGGAGATGCGTGCTGTGGGTGAGAGGCTGCTGCTCAAGCTGCAGAGACTGCCCCAGGCTGAGCCCGTGGAGATCGTGGCCTTCTCAGTCATCGTCCTTTTCACAG CCACTGTTTTGCTGTTGCTGCTGATagcctgcagctgctgctgcacTCACTGCTGCTGCCCTGAGCAGAGAGGCAGGAAGGTCCAGGTGCAGCCGACACCACCATGA